From Cecembia calidifontis, one genomic window encodes:
- a CDS encoding IS256 family transposase, translated as MKKEDLLNDDFLKQFRTAGELNSFLQQLQKRAVEKMLEGELDAHLGYEKHQNSDNPNSRNGYSTKTIKNTFGEAEIRVPRDRDGSFEPALVPKRRSMAEGVENVIISMYAKGMSNQDIEEQIRELYDINVSSSTISRVTGAVAEDIVAWRNRPLDPVYLIVWMDGISFKVRENSKVVNKTVYIAVGLRTNGLKEILGLWLGKNESSAFWMGVLTDLKARGVEDILITATDNLNGFTDTIKASFPQSVTQICVVHQIRNACRYVAWKDRRAFTRDMKEIYTAPTKDAAWAALNDFAKKWESKYAYAIKSWRDNWDELTVFFDYPAEIRKIIYTTNLIENLNGKIRKYTKNKLSFPTDDAVMKSVFLAAREASKKWTMPIRDWGAILNSFLLIFGDRVRLLDT; from the coding sequence ATGAAAAAAGAAGATCTCCTAAATGATGACTTCCTCAAGCAGTTCAGGACTGCCGGGGAGCTTAATTCCTTCCTTCAACAGCTTCAGAAAAGAGCCGTTGAGAAAATGCTTGAAGGCGAGCTGGATGCCCATCTTGGCTATGAAAAGCATCAGAATTCCGATAATCCCAATTCAAGGAACGGCTATTCCACCAAAACAATAAAAAACACATTTGGGGAAGCTGAAATCAGAGTCCCAAGAGACAGGGACGGCAGCTTTGAGCCTGCCCTTGTGCCCAAACGCAGAAGCATGGCGGAGGGCGTTGAAAACGTGATCATTTCCATGTATGCCAAGGGAATGTCAAACCAGGACATCGAAGAACAGATCCGGGAGCTTTATGACATCAATGTTTCCTCCTCCACCATCTCAAGGGTTACCGGTGCCGTAGCGGAGGATATTGTTGCATGGAGAAACAGGCCGCTTGACCCTGTATACCTGATCGTTTGGATGGATGGTATATCCTTCAAAGTCAGGGAGAACTCCAAAGTGGTCAACAAGACCGTTTATATTGCCGTTGGCCTCAGAACTAACGGCCTTAAAGAGATCCTAGGCCTTTGGCTTGGCAAGAATGAATCTTCGGCTTTCTGGATGGGGGTACTCACCGACCTGAAAGCCAGAGGGGTTGAAGATATTCTCATAACGGCAACTGACAACCTGAACGGGTTTACTGATACGATAAAAGCTTCATTCCCCCAATCAGTCACTCAGATATGTGTCGTCCACCAGATCAGAAACGCATGTAGATATGTCGCATGGAAAGACCGCAGGGCGTTTACAAGGGATATGAAGGAAATTTATACCGCCCCTACAAAAGATGCTGCTTGGGCTGCCCTGAACGATTTTGCCAAAAAATGGGAATCCAAATACGCTTATGCCATCAAAAGCTGGAGGGACAACTGGGATGAACTCACCGTTTTCTTCGATTACCCGGCTGAAATCCGTAAAATCATCTATACCACCAACCTGATTGAAAATCTCAATGGAAAGATCAGAAAATACACCAAAAACAAGCTCTCTTTCCCGACAGATGATGCCGTAATGAAGTCTGTTTTCCTGGCTGCAAGAGAAGCATCGAAAAAATGGACTATGCCTATCAGAGACTGGGGAGCTATTCTTAACAGTTTCCTGCTTATATTTGGTGATAGGGTCAGGCTTCTTGATACCTGA
- a CDS encoding ATP-binding protein encodes MIFRKAYLDLLKKFIGKPQIKILTGIRRSGKSTVLKMLKEELLARGIAENQIIAINFESFLNVDLKSVPQLYLNVKERVQKDKKMFLLLDEIQEVDEWEKAINSFLVDFDIDIYITGSNSHLLSSELATFLAGRYIEIPVFTLSFLEFLEFEKVYLQSGKDERDLFETYLRKGGFPVIHTFNYEEESAYKVVSDIYASVILRDTVQRHKIRDVELLQRVVRYAFDNIGATFSGKNVADYFKSQQRKIDVNTVYNYLNFLEGAFILYRVPRFDLKGKEILKTQEKFYLADVSLLYATMGFRDRNISGVLENLVFLELKRRGYEVFIGKFYQREIDFVAERKGKRIYIQVAYKLESEETIDREFSAMLPIDDHYPKYVITMDDFFKDTIKGIKHMYISDFLLAAQWEQ; translated from the coding sequence ATGATTTTCAGAAAGGCATATTTGGATCTGCTCAAAAAATTTATAGGAAAGCCACAGATTAAGATTTTAACAGGAATAAGGCGCTCCGGTAAATCCACGGTTTTAAAAATGTTAAAAGAGGAACTGTTGGCAAGAGGTATTGCTGAAAATCAGATCATAGCTATCAACTTTGAAAGTTTTCTCAATGTAGATCTGAAATCAGTCCCGCAATTATACCTAAATGTCAAAGAAAGGGTTCAGAAAGATAAAAAGATGTTTCTACTCTTAGATGAAATCCAGGAAGTAGATGAATGGGAAAAGGCCATAAATTCATTTTTAGTTGATTTTGATATTGATATCTACATCACCGGTTCCAATTCTCATTTGTTATCTTCTGAATTGGCCACATTCTTAGCTGGGAGGTATATAGAAATCCCTGTTTTTACGCTTTCTTTTCTGGAATTTTTGGAATTCGAAAAGGTTTATCTCCAATCGGGAAAGGATGAAAGGGACCTATTTGAAACATATCTTAGGAAAGGAGGCTTTCCTGTTATTCACACTTTTAATTATGAGGAGGAATCAGCATATAAAGTGGTGAGTGATATTTATGCATCGGTCATTTTGAGGGATACTGTTCAGCGGCACAAGATCCGGGATGTTGAGCTCCTTCAGCGGGTTGTCCGGTATGCATTTGATAATATTGGTGCTACTTTTTCGGGTAAAAATGTGGCAGACTATTTTAAAAGTCAACAAAGAAAGATTGACGTCAATACGGTCTATAATTACCTAAACTTTTTAGAGGGGGCATTCATCCTATACAGAGTTCCCAGGTTTGACCTGAAAGGAAAGGAAATTCTCAAAACCCAGGAAAAGTTTTACCTGGCAGATGTATCCCTGCTATACGCCACCATGGGGTTTCGGGATAGAAATATTTCAGGGGTTTTGGAAAATTTGGTTTTTTTAGAGTTGAAAAGAAGGGGATACGAAGTTTTTATTGGTAAATTTTACCAAAGAGAAATTGACTTTGTTGCGGAGCGGAAAGGTAAAAGGATATATATTCAGGTGGCTTACAAATTGGAAAGTGAAGAGACCATTGATAGGGAATTCTCAGCGATGCTGCCCATTGACGATCATTATCCAAAATATGTCATTACTATGGATGATTTTTTTAAAGATACCATCAAAGGGATAAAACATATGTATATCAGCGATTTTTTGCTTGCAGCGCAATGGGAACAATAG
- a CDS encoding IS4 family transposase: MKDFLRDRFFSFEVLVLFILSKSNKGLNICLEEFFGESSLSPTKSAFTQARKKLCYTVFKKLNGLICSLFYQHAKFKKWKGHRVLSVDGSTLELPDHPSMSEKFSYHGFGPNADAGHYMSRISYLYDVYNALVLDAGMESYTTSEATLCHAHLGHIKEGDLLVCDRYYASLRLFFELKGKGADFLFRMKDNWWKCVEDFSRSSSSDAEYTLILPPKYRWLLEKYPSLSQTMTVRLIKKKNKKGKISIYATSLLDRKKYTASSLINLYKQRWGIEEAYKLIKSRLEVSDFSGKTTLSR; the protein is encoded by the coding sequence GTGAAAGATTTTCTTCGTGACCGTTTCTTTTCCTTTGAAGTTCTTGTGCTTTTTATTTTGTCAAAGAGCAACAAAGGACTTAATATCTGCCTTGAAGAGTTTTTTGGGGAATCTTCCTTATCGCCCACTAAAAGTGCATTTACCCAGGCCAGGAAAAAACTGTGCTATACAGTTTTTAAAAAGCTTAACGGTTTGATCTGCAGTCTTTTTTACCAACATGCAAAGTTCAAGAAATGGAAGGGGCATAGGGTGCTTTCTGTTGATGGTTCAACACTTGAACTCCCGGATCATCCCTCCATGTCAGAGAAGTTCAGCTATCATGGTTTTGGGCCCAATGCGGATGCGGGACATTACATGAGCAGGATATCTTACCTGTATGATGTTTACAACGCCCTTGTACTGGATGCCGGTATGGAAAGCTACACCACTTCGGAAGCCACCCTATGTCATGCCCATCTTGGACATATTAAAGAAGGGGATCTTCTTGTGTGCGACAGGTATTATGCATCACTGAGACTTTTTTTCGAATTGAAAGGAAAAGGGGCCGACTTTCTTTTCAGGATGAAAGACAATTGGTGGAAATGTGTCGAAGATTTTTCCCGAAGTAGTTCCTCTGATGCGGAATATACATTAATACTCCCTCCAAAATACAGATGGCTGCTTGAAAAGTATCCCTCGTTATCCCAAACCATGACCGTAAGACTGATCAAGAAAAAGAATAAGAAGGGTAAGATTTCAATATATGCGACTTCGCTGTTGGACAGGAAAAAATATACAGCCTCCTCTCTAATAAACCTGTACAAACAGAGATGGGGAATAGAAGAAGCATATAAACTGATCAAATCAAGACTTGAAGTATCTGATTTTTCCGGCAAAACGACACTATCCCGATAA
- a CDS encoding IS4 family transposase, which translates to MKDFLRDRFFSFEVLVLFILSKSNKGLNICLEEFFGESSLSPTKSAFTQARKKLCYTVFKKLNGLICSLFYQHAKFKKWKGHRVLSVDGSTLELPDHPSMSEKFSYHGFGPNADAGHYMSRISYLYDVYNALVLDAGMESYTTSEATLCHAHLGHIKEGDLLVCDRYYASLRLFFELKGKGADFLFRMKDNWWKCVEDFSRSSSSDAEYTLILPPKYRWLLEKYPSLSQTMTVRLIKKKNKKGKISIYATSLLDRKKYTASSLINLYKQRWGIEEAYKLIKSRLEVSDFSGKTAWAVQQDFYAKTLIISLCNILCYDVEPKTKTGRTSKSARTLIINKTYALSKTKSLILKIRDLIGELEQIIQKYVKKIASKIEYSRRNQVFKRKFRAKLKYSMNYKSI; encoded by the coding sequence GTGAAAGATTTTCTTCGTGACCGTTTCTTTTCCTTTGAAGTTCTTGTGCTTTTTATTTTGTCAAAGAGCAACAAAGGACTTAATATCTGCCTTGAAGAGTTTTTTGGGGAATCTTCCTTATCGCCCACTAAAAGTGCATTTACCCAGGCCAGGAAAAAACTGTGCTATACAGTTTTTAAAAAGCTTAACGGTTTGATCTGCAGTCTTTTTTACCAACATGCAAAGTTCAAGAAATGGAAGGGGCATAGGGTGCTTTCTGTTGATGGTTCAACACTTGAACTCCCGGATCATCCCTCCATGTCAGAGAAGTTCAGCTATCATGGTTTTGGGCCCAATGCGGATGCGGGACATTACATGAGCAGGATATCTTACCTGTATGATGTTTACAACGCCCTTGTACTGGATGCCGGTATGGAAAGCTACACCACTTCGGAAGCCACCCTATGTCATGCCCATCTTGGACATATTAAAGAAGGGGATCTTCTTGTGTGCGACAGGTATTATGCATCACTGAGACTTTTTTTCGAATTGAAAGGAAAAGGGGCCGACTTTCTTTTCAGGATGAAAGACAATTGGTGGAAATGTGTCGAAGATTTTTCCCGAAGTAGTTCCTCTGATGCGGAATATACATTAATACTCCCTCCAAAATACAGATGGCTGCTTGAAAAGTATCCCTCGTTATCCCAAACCATGACCGTAAGACTGATCAAGAAAAAGAATAAGAAGGGTAAGATTTCAATATATGCGACTTCGCTGTTGGACAGGAAAAAATATACAGCCTCCTCTCTAATAAACCTGTACAAACAGAGATGGGGAATAGAAGAAGCATATAAACTGATCAAATCAAGACTTGAAGTATCTGATTTTTCCGGCAAAACAGCATGGGCGGTCCAGCAGGACTTCTATGCTAAGACCCTGATCATATCACTCTGCAATATTCTTTGCTATGATGTGGAGCCAAAAACCAAAACAGGACGGACATCAAAGTCAGCAAGGACCTTGATAATCAATAAAACTTATGCATTGTCAAAAACAAAATCCCTGATTCTTAAAATCAGAGATTTAATTGGTGAATTGGAGCAGATTATCCAGAAATATGTAAAGAAAATCGCTTCCAAAATAGAATATTCAAGAAGAAACCAGGTATTCAAGCGGAAATTCAGAGCTAAACTGAAATACTCAATGAATTACAAATCTATTTAA